A single genomic interval of Armigeres subalbatus isolate Guangzhou_Male chromosome 1, GZ_Asu_2, whole genome shotgun sequence harbors:
- the LOC134205465 gene encoding zinc transporter ZIP1: MDANTTFENLIRVARADEGDDHEDEGSIVAAKATAMVVLFAVSMVCGMVPFKLAKWFKWTDSAADAKASFVVSILLSFGGGALLCTTFQHLIPEINEAILELTEAGRIPELSFSLGEFLMCCGFFIIYLVEELVHVYLHRHERKLNEAKLNELEVAGGAIMRGTHARESIIMRKKNTENRTGSISTADLISNDMENQKRGISTDMPVVHPSHPHDHHVHHHVPPPQMDGTIVSSIRGLLIVLALSVHELFEGLAVGLEGSAATVWYMFGAVAAHKYVIAFCVGVELIVARTKFWLAVAYIFTYSVVSPLGMAIGILLSNGSNADDMEVVSVILQGLASGTLLYVIFFEVLSKDRSGLWQYLSVFCGFFFMFGIKFATGGHGHSHGGSTSDDHDHDHDHDHDHH; the protein is encoded by the coding sequence ATGGATGCCAACACCACATTCGAGAACCTAATAAGAGTCGCGCGCGCCGACGAAGGCGACGACCATGAAGATGAAGGCTCCATTGTGGCAGCCAAGGCAACGGCCATGGTGGTTCTGTTCGCAGTGAGCATGGTTTGCGGAATGGTGCCGTTCAAACTGGCGAAATGGTTCAAATGGACGGACAGTGCCGCCGACGCGAAAGCCAGTTTCGTTGTTTCCATATTGTTGTCATTTGGAGGTGGGGCACTGCTGTGTACTACTTTTCAACATTTGATACCGGAGATCAACGAAGCCATTCTCGAACTTACGGAAGCGGGGCGGATACCGGAGCTGAGCTTTAGTTTAGGAGAATTTTTAATGTGTTGTGGTTTCTTCATCATCTATTTGGTCGAAGAGTTGGTCCACGTGTATCTGCACCGACATGAGCGCAAGCTCAACGAAGCCAAATTAAACGAGCTGGAAGTCGCCGGTGGCGCTATTATGAGAGGCACACATGCGAGGGAAAGCATTATTATGCGAAAGAAAAACACCGAAAATCGCACCGGAAGTATCTCCACAGCAGATTTAATCTCGAATGATATGGAGAACCAGAAGCGGGGTATTTCGACTGATATGCCGGTTGTCCACCCTTCGCACCCCCATGACCACCATGTGCACCACCATGTCCCACCGCCGCAGATGGACGGAACGATTGTCTCGTCTATTCGTGGCTTGTTGATTGTGTTGGCCCTTTCGGTGCACGAACTGTTCGAGGGATTGGCGGTTGGCCTGGAAGGATCCGCCGCAACGGTCTGGTATATGTTTGGAGCGGTGGCGGCTCACAAGTACGTGATAGCGTTCTGCGTGGGAGTGGAACTGATTGTCGCCCGCACCAAGTTCTGGCTGGCAGTGGCATACATCTTCACGTACTCAGTTGTCAGCCCGCTGGGCATGGCAATCGGAATCCTCCTGAGTAACGGTTCCAACGCAGACGACATGGAAGTGGTGTCCGTTATTCTGCAAGGGCTGGCCTCCGGAACGTTGCTTTATGTTATTTTCTTCGAAGTGCTCTCCAAGGACCGGTCGGGACTGTGGCAGTATCTGTCCGTATTTTGCGGCTTCTTCTTCATGTTCGGCATCAAGTTTGCAA